TCGATTGAGCAAATCGTGCGGCTGAAGGTTCAAGCCGATGAAGAAGAACTGCCCGGCTCGGCCGCGTTGCAAGGCGTCGTTCAGCAGGCGGTCCACGAGCGGCGTGCCAAAGCTGGCGAGCTGAGCCGAGGGATGTTCCGGAAGTGCCTCCGGGTCGAACGCCAGTCTCAGTACGCCGCTTCCGGAGCCGCGCCCGGTGGGCAGTTCGGTGCCGTCAGGTAGAGCCACATCATACACCTGCGGCTCGATCTCGTCCCAAACGCCGCCGGTCTGGTCGAGGTACTGTTTCAGGAATGCTTCCAGCGGAGAACGATGATCGCCTGTCAAACTCTCCACGCGCGTCACCTGCCTACGAGTAGTTAAAAGTTAAAAAAAGAAACCAAGCCCAATCTGTGGATTTCGTTTTTTAACTTTTAACTTTTAACTTTCCCTTACTGATCAGGCGCGAACCGGTCGCCGAAGATTTTATTGTCGTGGGCCTGTTGTTGCTGGTACTCGGCCTTCGCCTGAATGAGCCGGTCGCCAAGATTCTCCATGCGTTGTCGAAAGTCGGTCAGGTCATTTGACTCGGCCCACAAGTCGGCGACGACGTCCTCGAATTCGCGTTCCTCTTCCAGGTTGCCGAGGATCATGTCGATCTCGCCGATCACCAACTCGAACAGGTTGAGCTTGGCTTGCAACAAATGCAGCACCGATTCCTCGACCGTGCCCGCGCTCACGAGATTGAAAATCTCGATGTCCTTGGTCTGCCCGATGCGACTGAGTCGCCCGATCCGCTGCTCGATCCGCATCGGGTTCCACGGCAAATCGAAATTGCACAACGCGTGAGCGAACTGAAGGTTCCGCCCTTCACTGCCGGACTCGGTGGCGATCAGCAGCCGGGCGGCACCACGAAATTCGTTGACGGCCGCCTCTTTGCCCATCCGCGAAAGTCCGCCGTGAAACACCGCGACGGTGTGCTTTGTTCCGGCGAGACGTTCTTGCAGCATCTCCTGTGTGGCCCGGAACTGCGTGAAGAGTACCATCTTGTCGGGGAACTCGTCGAGCAATTGCAGCAGCCGATTGACCTTCGTACTCTCGCGCTGCTCGGCCGCCTGCGACGCCAAGTCCAGGAGGGTTTGCTTCTCACCGGCCGTGAGTTTCGGCGTGTCGGCCAGTTTGGCGAGTGTGCCCGCCGCCGCCTGGCTGGAACTACCCAGAGCCATTTGCAACGACAGCATCGCCATGCGTGAGAATGGGCTTTTGCTGTCTTTTCGCAAGTGCGGGCGGACGAAATTCGCCACCGCCGAATAGAGTTGCTGTTCCGCCGTCGTCGGCACGAGCCGTTCGGTTTTCGCCCACCGCCGCGTGAATTGCAGGCCCACGGTCGACCGCCGATTTCGCACCATCACCTCGGCGAGTAGTCGGTGCAATTCGTCCAGATTTCGTGGCGTGAGCTTGTCCTTCTTGTCCACGAACTGCTTCTGAAACTGTTTGGCCGTGCGCAACAGTCCGGGTTCCAACAGCGTGACGAGGTTGAACAGTTCTTCGAGATTGTTCTGCACGGGTGTGGCCGTCAGTAGCAAGGCGTACTGCTTCTGCAACTCGCTCGCCAGCCGCCAAGTTTGCGTGGTGCGATTGCGCAGATGATGGGCTTCATCCACGATGACCAAATCCCAATGCCGTGCGGTGATGGCCGAGCGGTGCGGCTCGCGCTTGGCGGTGTGAATCGAAGTGATGACGTGATCGAACTCGTTCCAGGCCGCGGGGCCGCGGTCGCGAAACTTCGGGTCGTCGTGGCTGATCAACTCGAACGAGAACTTCCGCCGCATCTCGCCTTGCCATTGTTCGATGAGCGACGGTGGCACGAGAATCAGCGTCGATCGAATCAGACCTCGCGTCCGCAGTTCCGCCGCGATTAGCCCGGCTTCGATCGTTTTGCCGAGGCCGACTTCGTCGCAGAGAAGTGCCTTGCCGTGGAAGCGCTGGAGGACTGTCTTCGCCGTGCGAATCTGGTGATCGAGGAGTACCATGTCGCGAACTTGCGGCAAGCAAATGAGTTTGTCGAAACCGGCGTAGGTGCTGAGTTGGGCCGCGGTTCGCGCCAACTCGAACAGGTGCAGCGAAGCCCGCTGGTTCGGGGCCGTTCGCAGGAACTCGGCATCCTGGGTGTTGAGCGTGAGCCGAACTTTTTCCGCCGTCGATCCTGAAGAAACCGTGGCGGGCGTTTCGTTTTCCACGAGCAAACGAAACTGGCCCGGCTGCTGAAATTCCAGCCAGAGAGACTGCCCGTCCGAGACGGGAGGCAATGGTGGCTGAATCGTTTCCAACGCGAGCAGGTTGCCGGCCATGCGAAATGTTCGCGGTTGGCCATCGGCCGCAGTCACGACATCAATGGGCTCATCTTGGTCGAGAAAGCTCGCTGGCAAAATGACACTGGTGCGATCAGCCGATGGATAGACTTCAAAGCGATCACCCGGTTGGAGGCGGGTTTCAGGAGATAGTTGCATCGGCGACATCGTGTAGCCAAGTTCCGAGAGTATTCTCAGTTATTGTAGATGGTTTTCGCAATCGAACAGTCGGAGTGCTGTTTCCGGGTGCCGCTGACACAACGTCGGCCGATTTCACTTCCCCTGCCGCCACTGCTGCGTCTTCGCTCCGGCCGGATAGCCTGTAGGCTTGATCGGCCCCGCCCCTCGCTCGCCGGGCTTCTCGCCCTTCGCCGGATTCGCGACCGCGTGACAATGATTTCTCCACACGGCCGCGTTGGCTTGCTTCTTCCGCGCCTCCGGCGCCTCTTTAAGCCATCCTACTCCGACGCTCGGCCGATCTGAGGGTCGCTGTAGCCCCACTGCCCCGTTTCGACCCGACCGGCGTAGCACTTTGCGAACTGCGGGTAGCCGACGATGCGTAGCGTGAGGTCATACCAGCCGAAGCTCGCTTTCGTATCGATTGTCAGCGTGCCGTGCCCGTTGGTGGAAACGTTGAGCGACTGGTCGGCGGCCTTGTACGCGTTGTCGTGGACCTGGACCGTGAGGCCACGCTTGCCGTCGCGGTTGGTGGCCGTAAGCACGAGGCCGCCGGTCGGCGTGTGACCGCCGAGCGCCCGCGCGTAGTCGAACGTCACCTCCACCGGCGGGTCGTCACTGCCGCCCTGGAACGTGCGGAAGAAACCGTTCGGACCGTACGCCCGCAAGTGATAGCGGCCGTCCGTGAAGTCGGACAGCGCCCAGGAATCTTCGACGCGCTCGCCCGCGTCGACGGCATAGTTCCGCACCGCCACGCCCGCTTTCGTGAAGGCGTACACAGTGAACGGCGAACCGACCGAGCGCGAACCGAAGGCGTCCTTACCGGCCGCGAAGTGGAGGGCAAAGTGCGTCCGCCCCGCGTCCAGTTGACCGTCGACGGTCAGCTCATACGAAAGCGCGGCCGACCGTCGCCGACCCGGTTCCTGCCGCGGCAGGTGCGGCGACGAGCGCGGGTCGCGGCGGGCCTGCTCGACCTCGGCGTCCGTGAACTTGTGAAAGCCGGCCGGCGGCTGCTTGAACCTGGCCTTGTGGATCGCCTCAACCACCGCGTCGCGCGACGGGAAGGTGAGGTCGCCACCCTGGTCCCGGGGGGCGGTTTGAAACGACGCCATCAGGTCGCCGCATACGACCCGTCGCCAACGGCTGATGTTTGGCTCCTCAACCTTCTTTCCCGTCTTGTGCGACAAGAACTTTTCGAGAAACTGGAGGACGGAGGTGTGGTCGAACACTTGCGAACAGACGCAGCCGCCGCGGCTCCACGGTGACGCGATGACCAGCGGCACCCGGTAGCCCAGCCCGATCGGGCCGTCGCGGACCGCGCCCTGCGAGTGATGCTTGCGATCCTGCTCCAGTTCGACGTACTCCACGCTGGCGTCGATGCCCTTCGACACCCGTCCCGTCTCCGGCCGGCGCGGGTGCGGGGCGACGAACGGCGGTACGTGATCGAAGTAGCCGTCGTTCTCGTCGTAAGTCAGCATGAAGACCGTCTTCTTCCAAACGTCCGGGTTGTGCGTGAGGATGTTCATCACCTCGGCCACGTACCAGGCCCCGTACCACGCCGACGACGGGTGGTCGGAGAACTCTTGGGGGGCGACGATCCACGAAACCCTCGGCAGTGTACCCTCGTTGGCGTCCTTGCGGAATTGGTACAGGACGTCGCCCTTGGGCACGCGCACCGTGCGATTCGTGCCGCCGTCGCGGTAGGTGATCTCGGCGAGTTGGCGGTACGCCGGGTCGCCGCTGTTGGTGACGAAGGCGCGGGTGTGCAGGGCCCTCTCGCGGGGCGAAAGCTTGTCCCACTTCTCCTGTGTGAACTCGGCGCGCTCGGCGTCGTACCGCTTGAGCGCGGCCGTGAGTCTGGCGATCTGTTTGTCGACGTCGGCCGCCCGAGCGGGGGTGGCGGACTTTTTCGCCTTGAGCGCGTCGATCTCGCCCGGAATCTCACGGACCCGCTTCGCAACGTAGTCGCGGTGGTTGGCGGCCAGGCGGACGTTGTACTGCGTGAAGAATTCGAGTGGGTTGTCGGTGAAATTCGCCAGCCAGGCGTCCTCCGCGCCGCTCAGACCGGATTCGATCGATAACTCGTTCTGATAAATCTTCCACGAGATGCCAAGGGCTTCGAGCCGTTCGGGGAACGTCGGCCAGTTCTGCATGGTGTCGTGGTCGCAGTCCTCGTTGCGGACAATGGCCGGCGCGTCCGCGCTCGGCCTCGCACGGATCGTGCCCGTCCACGAATAGCAGCGGTTGGGCGTCGTGCCGGTCAGCGACGAACAAAAATGCTGGTCGCACACGGTGAAGGCATCGGCCAAGGCGTAGTAGAACGGAATGTCCCGGCGGTCGTAGTACCCGAGCGTCAATGGCATCCCAGAGTATTCCTTGTGGCCGGATCGTTTGACGCGCAGCCAGCGGTCGTAGCGGCCCTGATTGCGGGCGTCGGTCTGGTCGGTCCAGCCGTGCGGCAGCGCCCCCATCCAGGTCGCGTTCGTGCCTTTCATGTCGAGACGGAATGGGGCGTAGTGGTCGCCTTTATCGTCGGCCTGGACCCAGACCGGGTTGCCATCGGGTAACGTGATCGCCCGCGGGTCGTCGTAACCGCGGACGCCCCGGAGGGTGCCGAAGGTGTGGTCGAAGGAGCGGTTTTCCTGCATCAGGATGACGACGTGTTCCGCATTGAGGACGGTGCTGCCCGGTTCCGGCTCGATGGCCAACGCCCGCTGGATCGACTCGTTCGCGAACCCCAACAACCCGGCCGCCGCCGACATCTGACCCGCGCGGGCCAGGAACTCGCGTCGCGTGTGCATGGACACCTCTACAACCGTCAGGGGCACCCGTCAGGCGGGCTTCACCCAAGTTGCCGGCCTCGGCCCGAACGGGATTTCCTGCGTTCCCCACTTTGTAGCCGGCGTCGACTCACTCCTCAACTATTCCCGCCCTGTCGCCGTCGACCCCGCTCGCCGGGTTCGCAACGGTGTGGTGGTTGGTCACCGCGGACGGTCGCGTTCGCTTGCTACTTCCGCGCCTCCAGCGCCTCAATGAGCCCGTCGCACCCGCCGATCGGGTCGGCCCGGCCCGCCTTGATGAGCGCGTCGCGGACCTCGAAGTAATTCGAGGGCTTGAAGAACTGCATCAACGCCCGCTTCATCCACCAATCCCCCTTCGCGATCGCCACCGGCTTCTTTGTGAATGGGTCGATGCCCGTATGAACAGACACGCCCGCTGCCCGAAGCTTCACGCGGGCAGGAGTTGCGTGGGCATTCGTACCAGGCCCTCACCCGATCGATGATGTCGCTGACTGCGGCGGGGTCGAGCGGGGAGAATAGACCCGTTTCGTGGAACCGCAGCGTACTACCCTTGGCCTCGATCTGTGGCTCGGCCACCCATGCGTAGAAGGCCTTGCTCTCGCGGACGTTGACCACGAAGACGCATACCGGAAGAGAGATCGGGCTGCCGGGTTCGCGGAAGAGTGGTTTGACGTTCTGCATCCAGTCTTCGGGCGCCGAGGATGTGGTCCCTCTCACCTGCACCACGAACAGCCGCGTCGATAGGGGATCGCCGGTGTCGAGTTCGACGAGGAAATCCGGCCCGCTGTCGTGCTTCCGCTCACTTCGGACGCGAACGTCTCGGCGGGAGGTGAGTAACACCCCGGCCAGTGCCTCGCTCCGCTCCGCGACAAACCAAGGATCGTTGGTATTCGACATCGTTGGCCTACTCCCGGAAGCGTGAGCCGGTGAGGGTCAGGTTGCGGCTCGACCAGAATTCGATGACCTCATCACGGAGTTGCTCAAGAACGACGCACTCGATCCGGAACCGCGTGGTCAAGCTCGCAACATTGACGCGCGGCTCGTTCAAGGACAGTAGAAACCCGACGCCGATCGCATTTACGTCGATCCCGACCAAGTAGGTCGGCGCTGGGCAGGCGACCATCCGATCGATGTCGTCTTGGGTCACCTGTACCCACAGCCGATTCTCCTCCGAGGTATAGCCCGGCGTCGTACCCTTGACCTGCACAAAGAAAAAGTACGCCGGCCGGTCCACGACTTCGACGATGTAGTCGAAAGTAGGGTACTTATCGCCCAGGAACCGAGGCCGAAAGAACGGGTCGTCTCGTCCGCAGAGGTCTGTCATGAGAAGACTGAACAGCCACTGCCCACGCTCCCCGATGTCTTCTCTGGCCACTTGCTCACCTGTCGGCAGCCCCTTGAGTGACACGCCTATCGTACCACCGCCGCCGTCTATTGTTAAGGCGTTCGGCAGTTGATAGTTAACCCACTCCAACCAACGCGGAACCCTTCGTGGCACGGCCTGGAAAGCCGCGCTACGACTGCCGAGCCGCGGTGCCTGGGAGCATTTTTTGCATTTACTGCGCTGAAACCCCTGTTTTGAGAGTGGCGCGTCTCCAAGACTGCCGAGCCGTGGCGCCTTGGGAGCATTTATTGCATTTATTGCGCTGAAACCCCTGTTTTAGGACCGGCGGGTCGCCACAGCTATCGAGGCAGTCGGGAGGGGTAAAGTATTTTAGGAGTTACGCAGTCGATTCCATAAGCCATTATCCAGTATCGACTTATAGCAAAATCGCGCCCGGAAGGCAAATGATACAAATCTCGACATAGTAACGACTTGCGGAATCGACTGCGTAACTCCTATATTTGTTACCGAACGCCTTAATATCGGGCCTACGTGTCCAGGCCGGGCAATTTGGCCAGACTTCTACGGATGATGTCTGTTTCTGCGAATTGCTACGGCCGTGAACCCGAGCCGCCCTTCTCCCCCTTCTTCCGTCGCTGCTGCGTCTTCCGCCCCGGCCTGTACCCCGTTTTCGCCGGCCCCGCTCCCCGCTCCCCGGCCTTCTCCCCATTCGCCGGGTTCGCGACCGTGTGGTAGTGGTCGCCTCGCACGGCCGCGTTCGCTTGCTTCTTCCTGCCTCCAGCGCCTCCTTCGGCGGCTACGCCTCAATGAGCCCCTCGCACCCGCCAATCAGGTCCGCCCTGCCTGCCTTGATCAGCGCGTCGCGGACTTCAAAGTAGTTGAAAGCGCTGACCGACTTGTCCTCTTGTGACAACTCACTCGCACAATCCGGTGGGATTGGTCCATAAACGCAACCAATTCTTCTTCCTCCACACTAGCTCTTTCTCTCCACCGGACGCTTACGGAACCGATACATTGTGGTAAACGTCTTGCACGTCGTCGCAATCGTTCAGCATGTTCATGAATTTCTCGAACAAGGCCAGGTCTTCCCCGCTGAGTGTCTTTGTTGTCTGCGGTAAGAAAGTGATTTCCTGAACTTCCAGGTCAATGCCGGGCAGTGCTTTGAGCAATGCCGTTTTGGCTTTGTAGAACTCGGTAGGCGGGGCGAAGACCGTTATGTCGCCATCCTTGCTTGCGACCTCTTCGACGGCAACATCCGCGGCGAACATGACATCGAGTACTTTCTCGTCATCGTCGCCCTTGAAAGAAAAAACAGCCAAATGATCGAACAACATTGCGACGGATCCGTTGGCGGCCATTTTGGAGCCCGTCTTGGTAAAACAATTGCGAACATCCGTGATGGTCCGTTGATTGTTGTCGGTCAAGCAATCGATGATGACCATGGCGCCGCCGGGGCCAACCCCCTCATAACGCGCCGATTCCAAATCCTCGCCCCCCGCGCCGGCAGCTTTCTGAATCGCCTTGTCAATCACATGGCTCGGAACATTGTCCTTCTTGGCTCTTTCGACGATGCTGCGCAGAAGCGGATTGGCATCCGGGTCGGGCACGCCCTTCTTGGCCGCCATGGACAGTTGTTTGCTGTACTTGGAATAGAGTTTTGAGTTCTGAGCGGCGGTTTTGTAGATCGAGTATTTGCGCTTCTCGAAAATTCTTCCCACAAGAAGCCTGCCTCTCATTTATTTTAATGGATTCTGGTCTTTGATGGTCTCATTCCATCAACAGGAGTCTTGGTCTCACGCACCGGTGATCGGTTTCACCCGCGACCGGGCTTCTGACGCCGCGACTGGCTCTTACGCCCCGGACGATAGCCCGTTGCCTTCACCGGCCCCGTCCCCCGCTCCCCGGGTTTCTCCCCCTTCGCCGGGTTCGCGACGGTGTGGTAGTGGTCGCCACGGACGGCCGCATTCGCTTGCTTCTTCCGGGCCTCCAGCGCTTCCTTCGGCGGCTGCGCCTCGATGAGCCCGTCGCACCCGCCGATCAGGTCCGCCCGGCCCGCCTTGATGAGCGCGTCGCGAACCTCGAAGTAGTTCTCGGGCTTGAGAGAACTGCATCAGTGCCCGCTGCATCTTGCGGTCGTTCAGACCCTTCGCGATCGCCACCGGCTTCTTCGTGAACGGGTCGATGCCCGTGTAATACATGCAGGTCGCGATGTCTGCTGGCGCAGCGAACAAACGGTGAGCATCAGCGCTTTGATAGCGCGGGCCGAGGATAGTCCTCCCACAGCCCGTCTCGTCGAGTCCTGGCCTGCGACCGGGTACGATCTGATCAAATGTATTCGTACGCCGGTCGCGTGTGATTTCGCAGGTGTCGCGAGATGGCCACCTTACTCACCTGGAGCGACGCAGAGAGCGTTTCCGCCGCCTCCTCGGACATCCATGTCCCGTCCGGGTTTTTGAATGACTCGATCGGGGCAAGAAGCTCGACAGCAAAAGCATTGGCCCGCATCTCGATCAGGCGATCGCTTTCGGCGGCACCGCCCTCGAAGCGTGCGAATCCCCGCATCCGCTTGCGATCGAACAACAAGTGGCACAGTTCGTGCGCGAGGGTGATGCGGCGGCCGCTCGCGCTCGGATCCTCGGCGTCCGGACTCGCGACGTTGATTGCGATCAGAGGCCCATATTGCGGGGAACCGACGCAGACCGCCAGGATGCGCGGATCGGTCAGCGACACGTCGCACACCTCGATGCCCATACTCTTGACGATGTCTTCGATGTCGAAGTAGCCGGTTTCCTGCTGGCCGAACTCCGCCCGAACCTGCCGCGCGAGGTGGTAGCCGGACTCCCACGGCTCGCGGAGGTCAATGTGCGCGTCCATGCCCTTAGCGAGCGTGCGCAGGGTCTGGAATCGGCTGCCGGTGTTCGGCTGCAATCTGTCCAGCACCGCTACAAGGTCGTCGAGCGAAAGGGTGCTCCCCTGAGCGCTTCGGAGCAGGCCGACCACCGGGTGCAGCGCGGTCCCGGTTCGCGCCAGGTCGCGGGCATCCTCGGAGCCGAAGTGGCGATCGACCAGCCACTGATCCGTCACGTTTTCAATCGTCGAGCGGGCCGCGCGAAATCCTTCTTCGGAATCCGGCTCAGTCATCCGCTTCTTGAACTTGGGTTCGACCTTGACGCTCCCGAAGCGACTCGCAACAAGCTGGCGGAGAGCAGGAATCGCGAACCGGGCGTCTGTGCTTTGCATCCCCGGGAAGATCAGGAACAACTTCTCTTCTGACGGCGAATCGTCCCACGAGAAGACCACCTCGTCCCCTTGTCGTTCCAGAAAGATGTTCGGCAGTTCGGGATCGGCCGCCCGGAAGGCGTGCCGCTGCCACCACGCCTCCAGATCGCCGCGGGCGTCCGGATTCGCTTCGCTGAATGCGTACTTGTAGGCCAAGCAGGCGGAAACCCCCCGGCGGTCCCGGAGGGACTTCGGTCGTGGGTGTTTCCCGTATGCAACAGCGTCCCAATTCTTGGCGAGCCAACCGCACAGGCGATCAAGTTGGTCCAGCGGCAGCGAGTCGCCCCGGATGTCGTCCCCCTTCGTCTTCCACAGCGTGAGCTGCTTGCGGCCCGACAGAATGAACCACTTGTCGGCCTCAACCGTGATCTGAAAGCCGCCTTGCTCGCACAACTCATATTTGTTGACGACCGGCTTCGGCGTTGGCGTCGGCACATCGACGTCGGCAAAGGCCGCCGCGTGTTGTTGCGCCTCTTGGTCGGTCCAGTCGTGCGCGAGCCAGCCGTCGAGGATCGTGACCAGCCGGGTGGCCATTTCCGCAGAGGGCCGCAGCGGCAGATGCAAGACCAAGGCAGGTCGTGCTTGGTCGCCTGCGTCGTGCCAGAGAGTCCACCGCGATCGTGCGGTTTCCCGGTTCGCGGGAGCCTTGAATACTGGCCGGAAGGCGACGAACCGGTTTCCGGAAACGTTCCGCCACTCCACGATCCCCATACCGCGCTGGGTGGGCTCCGGCAGGGCCTTTCCGACCTCCTCCGCGAACAGAGTGACAGCGGCCGGCCACGTCACTTTGGGGTCGAGGTCAGTCATATCCTACCTCCTCTTCGAGGCCGTCCGAGAGTTCGACATCGTCAACGGTTCCTTCGATGAGAACCTCATCCTCGTTCTCAAAGCCGCAGCTAAAGCAACGATTCGTGAGTGATTCTACCCATACCCTGAAAACGACGACCTCTCCGGCTGCGTCAGCTTTGTCACGTGCTTCTGCCCCAAACATCTCGGCCGTTTCCCGGTTCGTACTCCAAGCCGTGTAGGCCGTTTCCGTGTCGTTGAGTTTACTATGACGTTCACGCCATTTGCGCTCCCGGTTGTACGGCTCTCGCGGTTCGATGTAATCCGTGTCCTTCGTCCAGAGATTGTCGTGCGGAAGGAACATGCCCCGGAAGAGCCACTTGCAGTCCTCTTCGAGTAGATCCTCCGGGAATACCTCATCATCGTCACCGTCCATGAGGTGGGGCTCGCTAGGGGTCAGCCAACACGTTTATTGTCCTAAACCGCCCCAGGTTACGTCAAGTCAACTTAAAAGAACCGTTCACGGTTTGTGCCGCCGTTTCTGCGTGTTGCGGCAGAGTCGGTCCCCTGACCTCGGCGGTTCAGACCCGCGCTTACCGGGTTTCTCCCACTCCGCGGGGTTTGCCACCGTGTGGTAGTGGTCGTCCAAGAGGATCTCGATCGCCTGCCGGCGCTTGGCCTCAATCGTCCGTCCGAACGGCGGCACGCCTACTTCCGTCACCTCGATCGGCGTTGTCCTCTGCCGGCCGATGCGCGGAGAGCCGAACGAGTTCAAGCACTCCGGTGTCGAGGCGAACCGTTCGCTAAGGCGGGCCAGAGCCGCCCTTCCCCTTCTTCTTCCCGTCCTGTCGTCGCTGAGTCTTCCGCCCCGGCCGATAGCCGGTTGCCTTCGCCGGCCCGGCCCCCCGTTCCCCCGGCTTTTCCCCCTTCGCCGGGTTCGCCACCGTGTGGTAGTGGTCGCCACGGACGGCCGCATTCGCTTGCTTCTTCCGGGCCTCCAGCGCTTCCTTCGGCGGCTGCGCCTCGATGAGCCCGTCGCACCCGCCGATCAGGTCCGCCCGGCCCGCTTTGATGAGCGCGTCGCGGACCTCGAAGTAGTTCTCGGGCTTGAAGAACTGCATCAGTGCCCGCTGCATCTTCCGGTCGTTCAATCCCTTCGCGATCGCCACCGGCTTCTTCGTGAACGGGTCGATGCCCGTGTAATACATGCACGTCGCGATGTCGAACGGGGCGGGGATGAAGTCCTGCACCTGATCGGGCCGGTAGCCGTTCCGCTTCAAATAAAGCGCAAGGTCGATCATCGCGGGCAGGTCCGAGCCCGGGTGGCTGGCGATGAAGTAGGGGACGATCTGCTGCCGCGGTTTGCCCGCGGCGACGGACGCCGACTGGTACTGCCGGGCGAACACGCCGAAGTTGTCCACGTTCGGCTTCTTCATCAGGTCCAGAACCTTCGGGCTGGTATGCTCCGGGGCCACTTTCAAGCGCCCGCCGACGTGGTGGGCAGCCAGCTCCTTCACGTACTCCGGCGAGAGCTGCGCCAGGTCCATGCGAATGCCGGACGCGACGAAGACCTTTCGTATGCCCGGGGTCTCACGGACGTCTTTCATCAACCCGATCAGGGGGCCGTGGTGGGTGCCGAGAAGCTTGCAGATGCCGGGGTAGACGCACGACAGCCGCTTGCACTTCGCCTCGATCTCCGGCTTCGTGCAGCGCATCGTGTACATGTTCGCGGTCGCGCCGCCGATGTCGCTGATGACGCCCTTGAACTCGGGGTCGGCCGCGAGCTTCTTCACTTCCTTCAAAACGGATTCGTGCGATCGGCTCTGGATGACCCGGCCCTGGTGGGCGGTGATCGAGCAGAACGTACAGCCGCCGAAACAGCCCCGCATGATCGTAACCGAGTCCTTGATCATCTCATGGGCGGGGACGGGTTCGCGGTAGCTCGGGTGCGGCCGACGGGTGTACGGCAGATCATAGAACTGGTCCATCTCCGCCTGGGTCAGCGGGACGACGGGAGGATTCTGGACGATCGCCTGCCGGCCGTGGTATTGCACCAGCGTCGCGGCGTTGAACGGGTTCGTGTGCGAGTGGATGAATCGCGTGGCTTCCGCGAACGCCATCTTGTCCGCTTTGACTTCTTCAAACGACGGAATGACAATGACTTCCGGCAGCCACGGGCGGCCCCGTTTAGGTGTCGCGTGGCTTTCGGGCGGCGGGGGCACTTGCGGCAGGATGGTCGGTA
This is a stretch of genomic DNA from Fimbriiglobus ruber. It encodes these proteins:
- a CDS encoding YgiQ family radical SAM protein, translating into MTSTSSRPDRTRLSLPLWTERYAAPFAPMTASEMAARGWDAVDVVFVTGDAYVDHPSFAMAILHRSLEQAGFRVAILSQPSWTSCDPWRQFGRPRLFFAVSAGNMDSLINHYTASKKVRNDDAYSPGGRIGLRPDRATLVYSQRCREAFPGVPVVAGGVEASLRRLAHYDYWSDTVKRSILLDSKADLVAYGMGEKTVVEIARRLAAGETVRDLRDMRGLAYALGASESPPPDDAAVVLPTILPQVPPPPESHATPKRGRPWLPEVIVIPSFEEVKADKMAFAEATRFIHSHTNPFNAATLVQYHGRQAIVQNPPVVPLTQAEMDQFYDLPYTRRPHPSYREPVPAHEMIKDSVTIMRGCFGGCTFCSITAHQGRVIQSRSHESVLKEVKKLAADPEFKGVISDIGGATANMYTMRCTKPEIEAKCKRLSCVYPGICKLLGTHHGPLIGLMKDVRETPGIRKVFVASGIRMDLAQLSPEYVKELAAHHVGGRLKVAPEHTSPKVLDLMKKPNVDNFGVFARQYQSASVAAGKPRQQIVPYFIASHPGSDLPAMIDLALYLKRNGYRPDQVQDFIPAPFDIATCMYYTGIDPFTKKPVAIAKGLNDRKMQRALMQFFKPENYFEVRDALIKAGRADLIGGCDGLIEAQPPKEALEARKKQANAAVRGDHYHTVANPAKGEKPGERGAGPAKATGYRPGRKTQRRQDGKKKGKGGSGPP